CAGAGAACGAGTCATCTGTTATCCCTTAACGCTTGCGGCGCTGAACGATCATGGAACTGGTGCGCTTGTTCCGACGGGTGCGATAGCCCTTCGTCGGCTGACCCCACGGGCTCACCGGATGGCGACCACCGGAAGTCCGGCCCTCACCACCACCGTGCGGGTGGTCGATCGGGTTCATGACCACGCCACGAACCGTCGGACGCACGCCACGCCAGCGCTTGGCGCCGGCCTTGCCGAGCTTGCGCAGGCTGTGTTCGCCGTTGCCGACTTCACCCACGGTGGCACGGCATTCGACATGCACGCGACGGATCTCGCCGGAGCGCAGACGCAACTGAGCGTAACTGCCTTCACGCGCCAGCAACTGCACCGAGGCACCGGCAGAACGCGCCAGCTGAGCACCTTTGCCCGGCTGCATTTCGATGCAGTGGATCACGGTACCGACCGGAATATTGCGAATCGGCAGAGCATTGCCCGGCTTGATCGGCGCTTCCGAACCGCTCATGATCTGCTGCCCGACCTCCAGGTAGCGCGGCGCAACGATGTAGCGACGCTCACCATCGGCGTAGCACACCAGCGCGATGTGCGCCGACCGGTTCGGATCGTATTCGATACGCTCGACCGTCGCCGGAATATTGTCCTTGTTGCGACGGAAGTCGACCACACGGTAGTGCTGCTTGTGACCACCACCCTGGTGGCGCACAGTGATGCGGCCCGCATTGTTGCGGCCAGCACGCTTGCTCTTTTTCTCAACGAGACCGGCAAAGGGCTTGCCCTTATGCAGATCCTTGTTGACGACCTTGACGACAGCACGACGGCCAGCGGAGGTCGGTTTGACTTTTACCAACGCCATGACTCAATCACTCCCCTGCCGCAAAGTTGATTTCTTGGCCGGGCTGCAGGCACACAAACGCCTTCTTCCAAGCCTTGCGCCGACCCATGATGCGGCCGAAGCGCTTCTCCTTGCCCTTGACGTTGGCGATCTGAACCGATTTCACCTTGACGTCGAAGAGCTGTTCGACCGCCGCCTTGACTTCCGGCTTGGTCGCATCGGAAGCCACACGGAACACGATCTGCTCGTTCTTGTCGGCAACGTAGGTTGCCTTTTCCGAGATCTGCGGGGCGAGCAGCACCTGGAGCAGACGCTCTTGCTGAAGCTGGCTCATTGCCACACCTCCTGCATCTTGGCCAGCGCACCCTTGGTCACGACGACCTGCGGGAAACGCACCAGCGACACCGGATCCGCCTCGGAAACATCCAGCACCAGCACATCGCGCAGATTGCGCGACGACAGGAACAGGTTTTCGTTCAGATCATCGGTAATCACGAGAACCGACTCCAGCCCCATGCCCTTGAGCTTTCCCGCCAGGAGCTTGGTCTTGGGAGCCTCGAGCGAGAAATCCTCAACCACACTGATACGCCCCTGACGCGCCAGCTCCGACAGGATCGAAGCAACACCCGCACGGAACATCTTGCGGTTGATCTTCTGGCTGAAGTTTTCGTCCGGGGTGTTCGGGAAGATCTTGCCACCCCCACGCCAGATCGGGCTGGACGCCATACCGGCACGGGCGCGACCCGTCCCCTTCTGACGCCACGGCTTGCGCGTGGATTTCTGCACCTCGGCGCGACCCTTCTGCTTACGATTGGCAGAACGGGCATTGGCCATGTAGGCCACCACCACCTGGTGCACCAGCGCCTCGTTGAATTCGCGACCAAACAGCGCGTCGGAAACCTGAACGGTTTCTGCGGACTGACCTTGGTCGTTAAGAAGCTTCAGTTCCATCACGCCCCCTTCACGGCCGGTCGCACGACCACATTGCCGCCCTTGGCACCCGGAACCGCACCCTTGATCAGCAGCAGCTGACGCTCGGCGTCCACACGGATGATTTCGAGGTTTTGCGTCGTGGTGCGCACAGCACCGAGATGACCCGCCATACGCTTGCCCGGAAAAATGCGACCAGGATCCTGCGCCTGACCGATGGAGCCGGGCGCACGATGCGACAGGGAGTTACCGTGCGACGCACGGTTGGACGAGAAGTTGTGGCGCTTGATCGCACCGGCAAAACCCTTACCGATGGACGTCCCCACAACGTCGACTTTCTGGCCGACCTCAAAGAGCTCAACCGTCAGCGCGTCACCCGGCTTGACATCCGGCAACGCATCGACACGAAACTCCTGGAGCAGACGACTGGCTTCAACACCCGCCTTGGCAAGATGACCGGCGAGCGGCTTGCCCACACGGCTAGCCCGGCGCTTCCCAAAGGCCACCTGAACGGCCACGTAGCCGTCGGCTTCCTCGGTCTTGATCTGGCTAACGCGGTTGTCGGACATGTCAAGCACCGTCACCGGGATGGTTTGACCATCCTCGGCAAAAATGCGAGTCATGCCGACCTTGCGACCAACAAGGCCTAGACTCATTTTATTCTCCTAAACCCGGTTACGATTGACCGGGACCGATATTAATTTGCGCGAAAAACGCAAAGGCCGGATTATACCGGCCTGATTGCGCCAAACACAAGCCCTTGATTACTGCAACTTGATTTCCACATCGACGCCCGCGGGCAGGTCGAGCTTCATCAGGGCATCCACGGTCTTGTCCGTCGGATCGACGATATCCATCAGGCGTTGATGGGTGCGAATCTCGAACTGGTCACGAGAGGCCTTGTTGACATGCGGCGAACGCAGCACGTTGTATCGCTCGATGCGCGTCGGCAGGGGCACGGGGCCACGAACCACGGCGCCGGTGCGCTTGGCGGTGTCCACGATTTCGATTGCCGACTGGTCGATCAAGCGGTAGTCGAAGGCCTTGAGGCGGATGCGGATTTTCTGGCTTTGCATGATTTTTCCAAAAAGAGCAAGGGCGGCCGACCAAGGCCGCCCGGTAACGGGATTACTCGATCACCTTCGCCACGACGCCGGCGCCGACGGTGCGGCCACCTTCGCGAATGGCAAAGCGCAGACCTTCTTCCATGGCGATCGGGGCGATCAGCTTCACGGTGATCGACACGTTGTCGCCCGGCATGACCATCTCGGTGCCTTCCGGCAGCGCGATCGAACCGGTCACGTCCGTGGTACGGAAGTAGAACTGCGGACGGTAGTTGTTGAAGAACGGGGTGTGACGACCGCCCTCTTCCTTCGACAGCACATACACCTCACCGGTGAAGTGCGTGTGCGGGGTGATCGAACCCGGCTTGGCCAGCACCTGGCCACGCTCGACGTCTTCACGCTTGGTACCACGCAGCAGCACACCCACGTTGTCGCCTGCCTGACCCTGGTCCAGCAGCTTGCGGAACATTTCCACGCCCGTGCAAGTGGTCTTGACGGTGTCCTTGATGCCCACGATTTCCAGCTCGTCGCCCACGGTCACGATGCCGCGCTCGACACGACCGGTCACCACGGTGCCGCGACCGGAGATCGAGAACACGTCTTCGATCGGCAGCAGGAACGGCTTGTCGATGGCGCGCTCCGGGGTCGGGATGTAGCTATCCAGCGCAGCGGCCAGTTCGAGGATGGCCGGCTCGCCAATCGGCGACTGGTCACCTTCCAGGGCCTTCAGCGCGGAACCCTTGATGATGGGAATGTCGTCACCCGGGAACTCGTACTTGGACAGAAGTTCGCGAACTTCCATCTCCACCAGCTCGAGCAGCTCTTCGTCATCGACCATGTCGCACTTGTTCAGGAACACGATGATGTACGGCACGCCGACCTGACGGGCCAGCAGGATGTGCTCGCGGGTCTGCGGCATCGGGCCGTCAGCGGCCGAGCACACCAGAATCGCGCCGTCCATCTGCGCCGCACCGGTAATCATGTTCTTCACGTAGTCGGCGTGACCCGGGCAGTCCACGTGCGCGTAGTGGCGCGTCTCGGTCTCGTACTCGACGTGCGCGGTGTTGATCGTGATACCACGCGCCTTCTCTTCCGGCGCGCTGTCGATCGCAGCGTAATCCTTGGCTTCACCACCGAACTTGGCGGTCAGCACCGTGGTGATCGCGGCCGTCAGCGTCGTCTTGCCATGGTCAACGTGACCAATCGTGCCAACGTTCACGTGCGGTTTCGTCCGCTCAAACTTTCCCTTAGCCATTGTTGCTTCCTTGATTTCCTGAAATATCGAAAATTACTTGGCGTTAATCACTGCATCGGCGACGTTCTTCGGCGCCTCGGAATAGTGCTTGAACTCCATGGAATACGTCGCCCGCCCCTGCGTCAGCGAGCGCAGAGAAGTGGCATAACCGAACATCTCGGCCAGCGGCACCTCAGCGCGAATGCCTTTCATGTCCCCAGCAATGTCGTCCATGCCCTGGACGATGCCGCGGCGACCCGAGAGGTCACCCATCACGTTCCCCATGAATTCTTCCGGCGTCTCCACTTCGACAGCCATCATCGGCTCAAGCAGCACCGGGCTGGCTTTGCGCATGGCATCTTTGAACGCCATCGAGCCGGCCATCTTGAAGGCGTTTTCGTTCGAGTCCACGTCGTGGTAGGAACCGTCGAACAGCGTCACCTTGACATCGACCACCGGGAAGCCGGCGAGCACACCATTCGGCAACGTATCCTGGATACCACGATCCACGGCCGGGATGTATTCACGCGGCACGACACCACCCTTGATGGCATCGACGAATTCGTAGCCCTTGCCTGCCTCGTTCGGCTCCAGCTTGATCCAGACGTGGCCGTACTGACCGCGACCGCCGGACTGCTTGACGAACTTGCCTTCCTGCTCGACGGTCGAACGAATGGCTTCGCGATAGGCCACCTGAGGAGCGCCGACATTGGCTTCGACGTTGAACTCACGCTTCATACGATCGACGATGATCTCGAGGTGCAATTCACCCATACCGGAGATGATGGTCTGACCGGACTCTTCGTCGGTACGCACGCGGAAGGACGGATCCTCCTGAGCCAGACGCGACAGGGCGATACCCATCTTTTCCTGATCGCTCTTGGTCTTCGGCTCGACGGCGACGTGAATCACCGGATCCGGGAACTCCATGCGCTCGAGAATGATCGGCGCCGAGGGATCGCACAGGGTTTCACCCGTCGTCACTTCCTTCAGGCCCACGGCCGCAGCGATGTCGCCGGCACGCACTTCCTTGATTTCCTGACGATCGTTGGCGTGCATCTGCAACAGACGGCCAATCCGCTCTTTCTTGACCTTGACGGAGTTGAGCACCGTATCGCCGGAATTCACGACACCGGAATAGACGCGAATGAAGGTCAGCTGACCCACGAACGGGTCGGTCATCAGCTTGAACGCCAGCGCCGAGAATTTCTCCTCGTCGCTCGACTTGCGCACCGCCTCGTTGCCATCGTCGTCAATGCCATGCACCGGCGGCACTTCCGTCGGATTGGGCATGAACTCGATGACGGCGTCCAGCATACGCTGCACACCCTTGTTCTTGAACGCGGTACCACACAGCATCGGCTGAATCTCGCAAGCGATGGTGCGCTTGCGCAGGCCCGCAACGATCTGCTCTTCGGTCAGCTCGCCACCCTCGAGGTAGGCATCCATCAGCTCTTCATCAGCCTCGGCAGCCGCCTCGACCATCTGCTCACGATACTCTTCGGCCTTGTCGGCCAGCTCCGCAGGAATGTCGACGTAGTCGAACTTGGCCCCCATGGAAGCCTCATCCCAGATGATGGCCTTCATCTTGATGAGGTCGACCACCCCCTGGAAGTGCTCTTCCGCACCGATCGGCAGCACGACAGGCACCGGGTTGGCCTTCAGGCGCGTCTTCATCTGCTCGACGACCTTGTAGAAGTCGGCACCCTGGCGATCCATCTTGTTCACGAACGCAAGGCGCGGCACCTTGTACTTGGTCGCCTGGCGCCACACCGTCTCGGACTGCGGCTGAACACCACCCACGGCGCAGTACACCATGCACGCCCCATCAAGCACGCGCATCGAGCGCTCCACCTCAATGGTGAAGTCCACGTGCCCCGGCGTGTCGATGATGTTGATGCGATGCTCCGGCAGGGACAGATCCATACCCTTCCAGAAGCACGTCGTGGCCGCCGACGTAATCGTGATACCGCGCTCCTGCTCCTGCGCCATCCAGTCCATGGTGGCCACGCCATCATGCACTTCACCGATCTTGTGATTCACACCGGTGTAGAAAAGGATACGCTCGGTCGTCGTCGTCTTGCCGGCGTCGATGTGCGCGGAAATACCGATATTGCGGTAGCGCTCAATGGGAGTTTTGCGGGCCACGGTAGTTGTCCTGCCTAGTTAAATTGCACGAAATGCGCAATTTTCGAACCAATCGATGACAAAAAGTCGAGCCCCACCAAGGGCTCGACCCAAAGATGTACAGCTCAGAAGCGGTAGTGCGAGAAGGCCTTGTTGGCCTCCGCCATACGGTGCACTTCTTCACGCTTCTTCATGGCGGCGCCACGCCCTTCGGCAGCCTCAAGCAGCTCACCGGCCAGGCGCTGCGCCATGGATTTTTCGGCGCGCTTGCGGGCGGCCTCGCGCAGCCAGCGCATGGACAGCGCCATGCGGCGAGAGGGACGCACTTCAACCGGCACCTGGTAGTTCGCACCACCGACGCGACGGCTCTTGACCTCGACGACCGGCTTTACGTTGCCCAGGGCCGTGGAGAACACCTCCAGCGGATCCTTGCCGGACTTGCTCGAAATGACATCGAAAGCGCCATAGACGATGCGCTCGGCAACAGCCTTCTTCCCGGCCTGCATGATGACATTGATGAACTTGGAGACGTCCTGGTTACCGAATTTCGGATCCGGGAGCACCTCACGCTTGGGAACTTCGCGACGACGCGGCATAACAACCCCTTCAGATTCTTATTGAACCAACAATCAAGCTTGCTTCGGACGCTTGGCGCCATACTTGGAACGCGACTGCTTGCGATCCTTGACGCCCTGCAGATCGAGGGAACCGCGCACGATGTGATAGCGCACACCCGGCAAGTCCTTCACACGACCACCACGGATCAGCACCACGGAGTGCTCCTGCAGGTTGTGCCCCTCACCACCAATGTACGAGATGACCTCGTAACCGTTGGTCAGGCGAACCTTGGCCACCTTTCGAAGCGCGGAGTTCGGCTTCTTCGGCGTCGTGGTGTAGACGCGGGTGCACACGCCACGCTTTTGCGGGCAGGCTTCCAGCGCCGGAACGTTGCTTTTCACAACGGCGGATTTCCGCGGCTTGCGGACGAGCTGATTGATTGTTGGCATAGCTTGAGAATTTCCCAAAAAACCGAGGCAGCCCCCAGGGCCGCCTCGGGCGGTTTATTCCGGCTGCGACTGACTACGATTGGCCAGTCTACATAAAGAGGCCGGATTTTACCGCTGGTTTCGTTAAATGGTCAACTGGCAGACGCATCTTCCTGAGGCAGATCGATGATGATCTCCTCGCTGGCCGGCCAGGCGTGTTCGCCGCCAAGGTCCTCGCCTTCGGACTGGGCGCGACGGTTGCGGTGATAAGCCAAGCCGGTACCGGCAGGAATGAGGCGCCCGACAATGACGTTTTCCTTCAGACCGCGCAGCTCGTCGCGCTTGCCCATGATGGCAGCCTCGGTGAGCACCCGCGTGGTTTCCTGGAAAGAGGCCGCCGAAATGAACGAATCGGTCGACAGCGACGCCTTGGTGATGCCGAGCAGCACATATTCGTACTGTGCCGGCAGTTTTTCCTGCGCCTCCATCTTGTCGTTTTCGTCCAGCACTTCGGACCGTTCGACCTGCTCCTCGCGAATGAAGCGCGTGTCGCCCGAGTCGGTGATGACGACACGACGCAGCATCTGGCGGACGATCACCTCGATATGCTTGTCGTTGATCTTCACACCCTGGAGGCGATACACGTCCTGCACTTCGTCGATGATGTAACGGGCCAGTGCCTCGACGCCCTGCAGACGCAGGATGTCGTGCGGGTCCGCCGGACCATCCACGATCGCTTCGCCTTTGTTCACCACCTGACCGTCGTGCACCATCACGTGCTTGTCCTTCGGAATCAGGAACTCGTGGGAGTTGCCGTCCGGCTCGGTGATCACCAGACGCTGCTTGCCCTTGGTTTCCTTGCCGAAGGACATCGTTCCGGTGTATTCGGCCAGCACGCCGGCGTCCTTCGGCGAACGGGCTTCGAAGAGCTCGGCCACCCGCGGCAGACCGCCGGTAATGTCACGCGTCTTCGCCGATTCCTGCGGGATGCGCGCCAGAATCTCACCCACGTCGATCTTCTGGCCGTCCTTGACCGCGATGATCGAGCCGACTTGGAAAGTGATCGCCACGGCGTGTTCGGTGCCGGCGATCCTGACTTCCTCGCCGTTGTCGTCGATCAGCTTGACCTGCGGACGAGCCCCCTTGCTCAGGCTGCTGGAGCCGCGCTTGGCGTCGATGACCACGAGGGTCGACAGACCGGTGACCTCGTCGATCTGCTTCGCGACGGTGGTGCCTTCCTCGACGTTCTCGAACTTCACCGTACCGGCATATTCGGTCACGATCGGCCGGGTGTGAGGATCCCAGGTGGCCAGCTGCTGACCGGCCTTGGCCACATCGCCATCGCTGACGCGCAAGGTGGCGCCGTAGGGCACCTTGTGGCGTTCGCGTTCGCGGCCCATGTCGTCGGCGACTAGCACTTCGGCCGAACGGGCGATGATGATCTTTTCGCCCTTGGCGTTGGTGACGTAACGCATGTTCTGGGTAAAGCGGATCGAACCGGCCGATTTCGCCTCGACCGCGCTGGCCGCGGCGGCTCGAGATGCCGCACCGCCGACGTGGAAGGTCCGCATGGTCAGCTGCGTGCCCGGCTCACCGATCGACTGCGCGGCGATCACGCCGACCGCTTCGCCGACATTCACGAGCGAACCGCGCCCCAGATCCCGCCCGTAGCACTTGGCGCACAGGCCGTAGCGGGTTGCGCAACTCAGCGGGGTACGCACGCGCACCTCGTCCACCCCAAGGCTCTCGATCAGATCGCAGGCGCTCTCGTCGAGCAGGGTGCCCTGCTCGATCGCGGTCTCCTGGGTGTCGGGGTTGACCACGTCTTCCGCACACACCCGACCCAGAATCCGGTCGCGCAGCGGCTCGACGACCTCACCGCCTTCGATGAGGGCCTTCATGTTGAAGCCTTCTCGGGTACCGCAGTCGTCCTCGGTGACCACCAGATCCTGGGTCACATCCACCAGACGACGGGTCAGGTAGCCCGAGTTGGCGGTCTTCAGCGCCGTATCGGCCAGACCCTTCCGCGCCCCGTGGGTGGAGATGAAGTACTGAAGCACGTTCAGACCTTCACGGAAGTTGGTGGTAATCGGCGTCTCGATGATCGAGCCGTCCGGCTTGGCCATCAGGCCCCGCATACCGGCCAGCTGACGAATCTGCGCCGCCGAACCGCGGGCGCCGGAATCCGCCATCATGTAGATGGAGTTGAAGGACTCCAGATCCGTTTCCTTCGGCTCGGGCTTGTCCACGCCACCGGCATAGGCAACCTTCCACCAGTCGTCACGCGCGACGCCGCCAAACGGGTCGGCAACCTTGTGCTTGCCGAGCTGGTCCATCATGGCCTTGGCCACCTGGTCACCGGTACGGCCCCAGATATCCACCACCTTGTTGTAGCGCTCGCCGTCGGTCACGAGACCGGAGGCGTACTGCTCGGCGATCTCCTTCACCTCGTTTTCCGCAGCGTGGATGATGTCTTCCTTCTGCGTCGGCACCAGCATGTCCTTGACCGCAATGGAAACACCCGCACGCGTCG
The nucleotide sequence above comes from Nitrogeniibacter mangrovi. Encoded proteins:
- the rplB gene encoding 50S ribosomal protein L2, producing the protein MALVKVKPTSAGRRAVVKVVNKDLHKGKPFAGLVEKKSKRAGRNNAGRITVRHQGGGHKQHYRVVDFRRNKDNIPATVERIEYDPNRSAHIALVCYADGERRYIVAPRYLEVGQQIMSGSEAPIKPGNALPIRNIPVGTVIHCIEMQPGKGAQLARSAGASVQLLAREGSYAQLRLRSGEIRRVHVECRATVGEVGNGEHSLRKLGKAGAKRWRGVRPTVRGVVMNPIDHPHGGGEGRTSGGRHPVSPWGQPTKGYRTRRNKRTSSMIVQRRKR
- the rplW gene encoding 50S ribosomal protein L23, which translates into the protein MSQLQQERLLQVLLAPQISEKATYVADKNEQIVFRVASDATKPEVKAAVEQLFDVKVKSVQIANVKGKEKRFGRIMGRRKAWKKAFVCLQPGQEINFAAGE
- the rplD gene encoding 50S ribosomal protein L4, whose amino-acid sequence is MELKLLNDQGQSAETVQVSDALFGREFNEALVHQVVVAYMANARSANRKQKGRAEVQKSTRKPWRQKGTGRARAGMASSPIWRGGGKIFPNTPDENFSQKINRKMFRAGVASILSELARQGRISVVEDFSLEAPKTKLLAGKLKGMGLESVLVITDDLNENLFLSSRNLRDVLVLDVSEADPVSLVRFPQVVVTKGALAKMQEVWQ
- the rplC gene encoding 50S ribosomal protein L3 — encoded protein: MSLGLVGRKVGMTRIFAEDGQTIPVTVLDMSDNRVSQIKTEEADGYVAVQVAFGKRRASRVGKPLAGHLAKAGVEASRLLQEFRVDALPDVKPGDALTVELFEVGQKVDVVGTSIGKGFAGAIKRHNFSSNRASHGNSLSHRAPGSIGQAQDPGRIFPGKRMAGHLGAVRTTTQNLEIIRVDAERQLLLIKGAVPGAKGGNVVVRPAVKGA
- the rpsJ gene encoding 30S ribosomal protein S10; translated protein: MQSQKIRIRLKAFDYRLIDQSAIEIVDTAKRTGAVVRGPVPLPTRIERYNVLRSPHVNKASRDQFEIRTHQRLMDIVDPTDKTVDALMKLDLPAGVDVEIKLQ
- the tuf gene encoding elongation factor Tu, coding for MAKGKFERTKPHVNVGTIGHVDHGKTTLTAAITTVLTAKFGGEAKDYAAIDSAPEEKARGITINTAHVEYETETRHYAHVDCPGHADYVKNMITGAAQMDGAILVCSAADGPMPQTREHILLARQVGVPYIIVFLNKCDMVDDEELLELVEMEVRELLSKYEFPGDDIPIIKGSALKALEGDQSPIGEPAILELAAALDSYIPTPERAIDKPFLLPIEDVFSISGRGTVVTGRVERGIVTVGDELEIVGIKDTVKTTCTGVEMFRKLLDQGQAGDNVGVLLRGTKREDVERGQVLAKPGSITPHTHFTGEVYVLSKEEGGRHTPFFNNYRPQFYFRTTDVTGSIALPEGTEMVMPGDNVSITVKLIAPIAMEEGLRFAIREGGRTVGAGVVAKVIE
- the fusA gene encoding elongation factor G produces the protein MARKTPIERYRNIGISAHIDAGKTTTTERILFYTGVNHKIGEVHDGVATMDWMAQEQERGITITSAATTCFWKGMDLSLPEHRINIIDTPGHVDFTIEVERSMRVLDGACMVYCAVGGVQPQSETVWRQATKYKVPRLAFVNKMDRQGADFYKVVEQMKTRLKANPVPVVLPIGAEEHFQGVVDLIKMKAIIWDEASMGAKFDYVDIPAELADKAEEYREQMVEAAAEADEELMDAYLEGGELTEEQIVAGLRKRTIACEIQPMLCGTAFKNKGVQRMLDAVIEFMPNPTEVPPVHGIDDDGNEAVRKSSDEEKFSALAFKLMTDPFVGQLTFIRVYSGVVNSGDTVLNSVKVKKERIGRLLQMHANDRQEIKEVRAGDIAAAVGLKEVTTGETLCDPSAPIILERMEFPDPVIHVAVEPKTKSDQEKMGIALSRLAQEDPSFRVRTDEESGQTIISGMGELHLEIIVDRMKREFNVEANVGAPQVAYREAIRSTVEQEGKFVKQSGGRGQYGHVWIKLEPNEAGKGYEFVDAIKGGVVPREYIPAVDRGIQDTLPNGVLAGFPVVDVKVTLFDGSYHDVDSNENAFKMAGSMAFKDAMRKASPVLLEPMMAVEVETPEEFMGNVMGDLSGRRGIVQGMDDIAGDMKGIRAEVPLAEMFGYATSLRSLTQGRATYSMEFKHYSEAPKNVADAVINAK
- the rpsG gene encoding 30S ribosomal protein S7; translation: MPRRREVPKREVLPDPKFGNQDVSKFINVIMQAGKKAVAERIVYGAFDVISSKSGKDPLEVFSTALGNVKPVVEVKSRRVGGANYQVPVEVRPSRRMALSMRWLREAARKRAEKSMAQRLAGELLEAAEGRGAAMKKREEVHRMAEANKAFSHYRF
- the rpsL gene encoding 30S ribosomal protein S12; translation: MPTINQLVRKPRKSAVVKSNVPALEACPQKRGVCTRVYTTTPKKPNSALRKVAKVRLTNGYEVISYIGGEGHNLQEHSVVLIRGGRVKDLPGVRYHIVRGSLDLQGVKDRKQSRSKYGAKRPKQA
- the rpoC gene encoding DNA-directed RNA polymerase subunit beta'; amino-acid sequence: MKSLLADLFKQTLPNEEEFDAITIGLASPDKIRSWSYGEVKKPETINYRTFKPERDGLFCAKIFGPVKDYECLCGKYKRLKHRGVICEKCGVEVTLSKVRRERMAHIELASPVAHIWFLKSLPSRLGMVLDMTLRDIERVLYFEAFVVVEPGMTPLTRGQLLTEDDYLAKVEEYGDEFDAAMGAEGVRELLRTLDVNLEIEKLRGELEATSSDAKIKKFSKRLKILEAFQQSGIKPEWMILEVLPVLPPDLRPLVPLDGGRFATSDLNDLYRRVINRNNRLKRLLELKAPEIIVRNEKRMLQESVDSLLDNGRRGKAMTGANKRPLKSLADMIKGKGGRFRQNLLGKRVDYSGRSVIVVGPQLKLHQCGLPKLMALELFKPFIFNKLELMGLATTIKQAKKMVESQEPVVWDILEDVIREHPVMLNRAPTLHRLGIQAFEPVLIEGKAIQLHPLVCAAFNADFDGDQMAVHVPLSLEAQMEARTLMLASNNVISPANGEPIIVPSQDVVLGLYYATREGIAEKGEGMIMADISEVKRAYESGQISLHARITVRIKEAELNEEGERVEKITRRQTTAGRALLSEILPAGLSFEYIDKPLKKKEISKLINHSFRRCGLKATVVFADKLMQFGFRLATRAGVSIAVKDMLVPTQKEDIIHAAENEVKEIAEQYASGLVTDGERYNKVVDIWGRTGDQVAKAMMDQLGKHKVADPFGGVARDDWWKVAYAGGVDKPEPKETDLESFNSIYMMADSGARGSAAQIRQLAGMRGLMAKPDGSIIETPITTNFREGLNVLQYFISTHGARKGLADTALKTANSGYLTRRLVDVTQDLVVTEDDCGTREGFNMKALIEGGEVVEPLRDRILGRVCAEDVVNPDTQETAIEQGTLLDESACDLIESLGVDEVRVRTPLSCATRYGLCAKCYGRDLGRGSLVNVGEAVGVIAAQSIGEPGTQLTMRTFHVGGAASRAAAASAVEAKSAGSIRFTQNMRYVTNAKGEKIIIARSAEVLVADDMGRERERHKVPYGATLRVSDGDVAKAGQQLATWDPHTRPIVTEYAGTVKFENVEEGTTVAKQIDEVTGLSTLVVIDAKRGSSSLSKGARPQVKLIDDNGEEVRIAGTEHAVAITFQVGSIIAVKDGQKIDVGEILARIPQESAKTRDITGGLPRVAELFEARSPKDAGVLAEYTGTMSFGKETKGKQRLVITEPDGNSHEFLIPKDKHVMVHDGQVVNKGEAIVDGPADPHDILRLQGVEALARYIIDEVQDVYRLQGVKINDKHIEVIVRQMLRRVVITDSGDTRFIREEQVERSEVLDENDKMEAQEKLPAQYEYVLLGITKASLSTDSFISAASFQETTRVLTEAAIMGKRDELRGLKENVIVGRLIPAGTGLAYHRNRRAQSEGEDLGGEHAWPASEEIIIDLPQEDASAS